One Campylobacteraceae bacterium DNA window includes the following coding sequences:
- the rpsG gene encoding 30S ribosomal protein S7: MRRRKAPVREVMADPIYNSKVITKFINTVMLDGKKSTAQKIMYGAIANLDTRGEESGIEVFEKAIENVKPLLEVKSRRVGGATYQVPVEVRPVRRQTLSLRWLVDAARKRNERTMVERLANELFEAANDRGASFKKKEDMHRMAEANKAFAHYRW, encoded by the coding sequence ATGAGAAGAAGAAAAGCTCCCGTTAGAGAAGTAATGGCTGATCCTATCTACAATAGTAAAGTGATCACTAAGTTTATTAATACAGTTATGTTAGATGGTAAAAAATCAACAGCACAAAAAATCATGTATGGTGCTATTGCCAATCTTGATACTAGAGGTGAAGAATCTGGTATTGAAGTATTTGAAAAAGCAATTGAAAATGTTAAACCACTTTTAGAAGTTAAATCTAGAAGAGTTGGTGGAGCTACTTATCAAGTGCCTGTTGAAGTTAGACCAGTACGAAGACAAACTTTATCTTTAAGATGGTTAGTTGACGCTGCTAGAAAAAGAAATGAAAGAACTATGGTTGAAAGACTTGCTAACGAATTATTCGAAGCAGCTAACGACAGAGGCGCATCATTCAAGAAAAAAGAAGATATGCATAGAATGGCAGAAGCTAATAAAGCATTTGCTCACTACAGATGGTAG
- a CDS encoding 30S ribosomal protein S12 — translation MPTINQLIRKERKKIVKKSKSPALESCPQRRGVCTRVYTTTPKKPNSALRKVAKVRLTSGFEVISYIGGEGHNLQEHSIVLVRGGRVKDLPGVKYHIVRGALDTAGVAGRTVARSKYGTKKPKKK, via the coding sequence ATGCCTACTATTAATCAATTGATTAGAAAAGAGCGAAAAAAGATTGTTAAAAAATCTAAATCGCCAGCTTTAGAAAGTTGTCCACAAAGAAGAGGGGTTTGTACTAGAGTTTATACTACTACACCAAAAAAACCTAACTCGGCTTTAAGAAAAGTTGCAAAAGTTAGATTGACTTCAGGTTTTGAAGTTATTTCATATATCGGTGGAGAAGGTCATAACCTTCAAGAGCATTCAATTGTTTTAGTTCGTGGAGGTAGAGTTAAAGATTTACCTGGTGTTAAATATCACATTGTTCGTGGTGCTTTAGATACTGCTGGTGTTGCCGGAAGAACTGTTGCAAGATCAAAATACGGTACTAAAAAACCGAAAAAAAAGTAG
- a CDS encoding response regulator transcription factor — MKILLLEDDAILSATIVQILEEENYDVTLANDGQEVLEFTFLHKYDLYLFDINVPLLNGMDTLKLLRQANDNTPTFFLTALIDMKAVLQGFNCGCDDYIKKPFDMDEFLMRIKAVLKRKNPFLVYKEISFDLLENRVFKNNVEVTLGQVEKDIFALLLKNKNLTIAKSDFFDYMNKPSDAGLRVLISKLKKVLNLDITNTKGIGYRLEEI; from the coding sequence ATGAAAATATTGCTTTTAGAAGATGATGCAATTCTTAGTGCAACTATTGTTCAAATTTTAGAAGAAGAAAATTATGATGTTACCTTAGCAAATGATGGGCAAGAAGTGCTGGAATTCACTTTTTTACATAAGTATGATTTGTATTTATTTGATATTAATGTACCTTTACTTAACGGTATGGATACACTTAAATTATTAAGGCAAGCCAATGATAATACCCCTACTTTTTTCCTTACGGCGCTAATTGATATGAAAGCAGTTTTGCAGGGTTTTAATTGTGGTTGTGATGATTATATAAAAAAGCCTTTTGATATGGATGAGTTTCTTATGCGCATAAAAGCGGTATTAAAACGTAAAAATCCTTTTCTTGTATATAAAGAGATATCTTTTGATTTATTAGAAAACAGAGTGTTTAAAAACAATGTTGAAGTGACCTTAGGGCAAGTTGAGAAGGATATTTTTGCTTTACTTCTTAAAAACAAGAATTTAACAATAGCTAAGAGTGATTTTTTTGATTATATGAATAAACCAAGTGATGCAGGCTTAAGAGTACTTATTAGTAAATTAAAAAAAGTGTTGAATTTAGATATCACTAATACAAAAGGAATAGGGTACAGACTTGAAGAAATATGA
- a CDS encoding TolC family protein yields MYTKLIFVGFIFCSLLEAISLKNVIENTIKENPEIKSFHKNTQANKYYIDEERASFLPSLTLDAYYEKKDIEEKTQNSNRDSTQKGHNVILKVSQLLYDGGKADARYDEQKNLYLSKKLANDFLIDNIIQTSLETYLDLVKYEEKLILVKHNLGVHENYLEIAINSEEVSGEKLDRLQVESKLATSYVRYYEDVEAQKNLNLTLKEVSNLEIKNEFICRPIVDESLIVLKEEAFIKEALFNNKEILEQITKIRKQNNVLSQNRLFLPSINAYITQEFDKDLDKVNTRKDELSFKIQLTYNLFNGFRDQSKYLQEKTFLNEAQILLDSLTNKVKKESALRHFIYFNIKNKIKYLKNYILYNKEILGIYHQQFEGGTRTFLDLVNQEAEVFKAKNDLIEQEFLHFKNYYQILKDLGLLTRTILKHQNTLCEKIVLSFDEYKSDSNEENDLIEILNDDLNASDTSLSKEKKPDEKIDSITQDSLNRAKDFTKDGTVNMMLDDMLTDIYNLEVDNDKKRVASFKIKVNKKVIPLSFEKKVEDNNINKKIEKKQNYNLRILSSVKEILPLEIKTEFLNESSKFYTIVILNVNKNISMKEFIRRYYLDDNYYNFKVKGKERILYGAYISSKEAKLAIEALHPHLQKMQVVVDLIKNQKSLYKK; encoded by the coding sequence ATGTATACAAAGCTTATATTTGTTGGTTTTATCTTTTGTTCTTTACTAGAAGCCATTAGTCTTAAAAATGTGATAGAAAATACCATTAAAGAAAATCCAGAAATAAAATCTTTTCATAAAAATACCCAAGCCAATAAATATTATATTGACGAAGAACGTGCCTCTTTTTTACCAAGTTTAACACTTGATGCTTATTATGAAAAAAAAGACATTGAGGAAAAAACTCAAAACAGTAATAGAGACTCAACACAAAAGGGTCATAATGTAATTTTAAAAGTATCTCAACTTCTTTATGATGGTGGGAAAGCTGATGCCAGATACGATGAGCAAAAGAATTTGTATCTTTCCAAAAAACTAGCGAATGACTTTTTAATTGATAATATTATTCAAACATCACTTGAAACATATTTGGACTTAGTTAAATATGAAGAAAAATTAATTTTGGTTAAACATAATTTAGGGGTACATGAAAACTATTTAGAAATTGCAATCAATTCTGAAGAAGTAAGTGGTGAGAAATTAGATAGATTACAAGTTGAATCAAAATTAGCTACTTCTTATGTAAGGTATTATGAAGATGTAGAAGCTCAAAAAAACCTGAACCTTACGTTAAAAGAAGTCTCCAATTTAGAAATAAAAAATGAATTTATTTGCAGACCAATTGTTGATGAAAGTTTAATTGTTCTAAAAGAAGAAGCGTTTATTAAAGAAGCACTTTTTAACAATAAAGAAATTTTGGAGCAAATAACAAAGATTAGAAAACAAAATAACGTACTTTCACAAAACAGACTCTTTTTGCCAAGTATTAATGCTTACATTACACAAGAGTTTGATAAAGATTTGGACAAAGTGAATACTAGAAAAGATGAACTGTCTTTTAAAATTCAATTAACTTACAATTTGTTTAATGGTTTTAGGGATCAAAGTAAATATCTACAAGAAAAAACCTTTTTAAATGAAGCTCAGATTTTATTAGATTCACTTACTAATAAAGTTAAAAAAGAGTCTGCTCTTAGACATTTTATTTACTTTAATATAAAAAATAAGATTAAATATTTGAAAAATTATATTTTATATAACAAAGAAATACTTGGAATTTACCATCAGCAGTTTGAAGGTGGTACTAGAACTTTTCTAGATTTAGTTAATCAAGAAGCAGAAGTATTTAAAGCAAAAAATGATTTAATAGAACAAGAATTTTTGCATTTTAAAAATTACTACCAAATTTTAAAAGATTTAGGTTTATTAACTAGAACTATTCTAAAGCATCAAAATACTTTATGTGAAAAGATTGTACTTAGTTTTGATGAGTATAAAAGTGATTCCAATGAAGAAAATGATTTAATTGAAATATTAAATGATGACTTGAATGCTAGCGATACTTCGCTTTCAAAGGAAAAAAAACCAGATGAAAAAATAGATAGTATCACACAAGACAGTCTTAATCGAGCAAAAGATTTTACTAAAGATGGTACTGTTAATATGATGTTAGATGATATGTTAACAGATATTTATAATTTAGAAGTAGACAATGATAAAAAAAGAGTTGCTTCTTTTAAAATTAAAGTGAATAAAAAAGTCATTCCTCTTTCTTTTGAAAAAAAAGTGGAAGATAATAATATAAATAAAAAAATAGAAAAAAAACAAAATTATAATCTAAGAATTCTAAGTTCAGTAAAAGAGATTCTACCTTTAGAAATAAAAACTGAGTTCTTGAATGAATCATCAAAATTTTATACCATAGTTATTTTAAATGTTAATAAAAATATTAGCATGAAAGAATTTATCAGAAGATATTATTTAGATGATAATTATTACAATTTTAAAGTAAAAGGAAAAGAAAGAATACTTTATGGGGCATATATTTCTTCCAAAGAAGCCAAACTTGCAATTGAAGCTTTACATCCACATTTACAGAAAATGCAAGTTGTTGTTGATTTAATTAAAAATCAGAAATCCTTATATAAAAAATAA
- the fusA gene encoding elongation factor G — protein sequence MARVTPLHQVRNIGIAAHIDAGKTTTTERILFYTGVEHKIGEVHDGAATMDWMEQEQERGITITSAATTCHWKNPVDGTDTMINIIDTPGHVDFTIEVERSMRVLDGAVAVFCSVGGVQPQSETVWRQANKYRVPRIIFVNKMDRTGADFFSVESQVAERLKANPVPIQIPIGAEENFAGVIDLVQMKAIVWDLDAEMGSNYHVEEIPANLVDKANEYREKLVEAAAEQDEDLEMKYLEGEEITNDEIMAAIKKGCLAMNITPMICGTAFKNKGVQTLLDAVCRYLPSPVEVEDIKGETQDGEPVIVESSDEGEVAALAFKIMTDPFVGQLTFARIYRGVLKSGTYVLNSTKMKKERIGRLLKMHANKREEVSELYAGEIGAVVGLKSTITGDTLASEKDPVILEKMDFPEPVISVAVEPKTKADQEKMGVALGKLAQEDPSFRVKTDEESGQTIISGMGELHLEILVDRMKREFAVEAEVGAPQVAYRETIKNATKVEYKYAKQSGGKGQYGHVYLELTPLPSDSEENYIFKNNIKGGSVPKEYIPAVDKGCQEAMAGGILAGYPMVNIQVALYDGSYHDVDSSEMAFKLAASMGFKKGCRSDAAGPVILEPMMRVEIETPEDYMGDVIGDCNKRRGQVQSMDDRAGIKLVVAMVPLAEMFGYSTDLRSMSQGRATYSMVFDNYAEVPRNVSDEIIKKRNG from the coding sequence ATGGCAAGAGTTACACCACTACACCAAGTTAGAAACATAGGAATCGCTGCTCATATTGATGCAGGGAAAACTACTACAACTGAAAGAATTTTATTCTATACAGGTGTTGAGCATAAAATCGGTGAAGTTCACGATGGTGCTGCTACAATGGATTGGATGGAACAAGAGCAAGAAAGAGGTATTACAATTACTTCTGCTGCTACAACTTGTCACTGGAAAAACCCAGTAGATGGTACGGATACTATGATTAATATCATTGATACTCCAGGTCACGTTGACTTCACAATTGAAGTTGAGAGATCTATGAGAGTTCTTGATGGTGCTGTTGCAGTATTCTGTTCAGTTGGTGGGGTTCAACCACAATCTGAGACTGTTTGGAGACAAGCAAATAAATACAGAGTTCCAAGAATCATTTTTGTAAATAAAATGGACAGAACTGGTGCTGATTTCTTCTCTGTTGAATCACAAGTAGCTGAAAGACTTAAAGCTAATCCTGTGCCTATTCAAATTCCTATTGGAGCTGAAGAAAACTTTGCTGGTGTTATTGATTTAGTTCAAATGAAAGCAATTGTTTGGGATTTAGATGCAGAAATGGGTTCTAACTACCACGTAGAAGAAATTCCTGCTAATTTAGTTGATAAAGCTAACGAATACAGAGAAAAATTAGTTGAAGCTGCTGCAGAACAAGATGAAGATTTAGAAATGAAATACCTTGAAGGTGAAGAAATTACTAATGACGAAATCATGGCTGCGATTAAAAAGGGTTGTTTAGCAATGAACATTACTCCTATGATTTGTGGAACTGCATTTAAAAACAAAGGTGTTCAAACGTTACTTGACGCTGTTTGTAGATATTTACCTTCTCCTGTAGAAGTTGAAGATATTAAAGGTGAAACTCAAGACGGCGAACCTGTTATTGTTGAATCATCTGATGAGGGTGAAGTTGCTGCTTTAGCTTTTAAAATTATGACAGATCCTTTTGTTGGACAATTGACATTTGCTAGAATTTATAGAGGTGTTTTAAAATCTGGTACTTACGTTCTTAATTCAACAAAAATGAAAAAAGAAAGAATTGGTAGACTTCTTAAAATGCATGCAAATAAAAGAGAAGAAGTTTCTGAATTATATGCTGGTGAAATAGGAGCTGTAGTTGGATTAAAATCAACAATTACTGGTGATACTTTGGCATCTGAAAAAGATCCAGTTATTTTAGAAAAAATGGACTTTCCTGAACCAGTTATATCTGTTGCAGTTGAGCCTAAAACTAAAGCAGATCAAGAAAAAATGGGTGTTGCTTTAGGAAAACTAGCTCAAGAAGATCCTTCTTTTAGAGTTAAAACAGATGAAGAATCTGGTCAAACTATTATTTCAGGAATGGGTGAGCTTCACTTAGAAATCCTTGTTGATAGAATGAAAAGAGAATTCGCTGTTGAAGCAGAAGTTGGTGCGCCTCAAGTTGCTTATAGAGAAACTATTAAAAATGCAACTAAAGTTGAGTACAAATATGCTAAACAATCTGGTGGTAAAGGTCAATACGGTCACGTATATTTAGAACTTACTCCATTACCTTCAGATAGTGAAGAAAACTATATCTTTAAAAACAACATTAAAGGTGGATCTGTTCCAAAAGAATATATTCCTGCTGTTGATAAAGGTTGTCAAGAAGCAATGGCTGGTGGAATTCTAGCTGGTTACCCAATGGTTAACATTCAAGTTGCATTATATGATGGTTCTTACCATGATGTAGATTCATCTGAAATGGCGTTTAAATTAGCTGCTTCTATGGGATTTAAAAAGGGTTGTAGATCTGATGCTGCAGGTCCTGTTATTTTAGAACCTATGATGAGAGTAGAAATTGAAACTCCTGAAGATTATATGGGTGATGTTATTGGCGATTGTAACAAAAGAAGAGGACAAGTTCAGTCTATGGATGACAGAGCTGGTATCAAATTAGTTGTTGCAATGGTTCCTTTGGCTGAAATGTTTGGATACTCTACAGATTTAAGATCTATGTCTCAAGGACGTGCAACTTATTCTATGGTATTTGATAATTATGCTGAAGTTCCAAGAAATGTATCTGATGAGATCATTAAAAAGAGAAATGGTTAA
- a CDS encoding helix-turn-helix transcriptional regulator, with protein MIQNVILPSYLLENKHAYTLINEGTFIASKSKLHKKNKLYLRNTSHMMILLIKGEKVLHLEDDVHINNSQILFLSQNNYFISEIISSNNTYESILICFDDDFVLNFIKKYKLNINTTKQETVICIKKDIFLDTCVKTINEYFTKKLQNKVALLKLKTHELFLYTLSNNKDAFLAFLNNIVNTKSSRVQYILESNVDILNDISQMCQLTGLSKTALRKEMQKLYLKNPKEWLDMNRLLKAKTLLKTSNASISDIATSCGYSSVSWFIGQFKKYYKSTPYLFRQENL; from the coding sequence TTGATACAAAATGTAATATTACCTTCTTATCTTCTTGAAAATAAACATGCCTATACGCTCATAAATGAGGGAACTTTTATAGCATCCAAATCTAAACTTCACAAAAAAAACAAACTCTATTTAAGAAATACTAGCCATATGATGATATTATTAATAAAAGGAGAAAAAGTACTTCATTTAGAGGATGATGTACATATAAATAACAGTCAAATTCTTTTTTTGTCTCAAAATAATTATTTCATAAGTGAAATCATTAGTTCAAATAATACCTATGAATCAATTTTAATATGTTTTGACGACGATTTTGTTTTAAATTTTATTAAAAAATATAAGTTAAATATAAATACAACAAAACAAGAAACTGTTATTTGTATCAAAAAAGATATTTTTCTTGACACTTGCGTTAAAACTATTAATGAATATTTTACAAAAAAACTCCAAAATAAAGTTGCTTTACTAAAATTAAAAACGCATGAACTTTTTTTATATACCTTATCAAACAATAAAGATGCTTTTTTAGCTTTTTTGAACAATATCGTTAATACAAAAAGTTCAAGAGTACAGTATATTCTGGAATCAAATGTAGATATTTTAAATGATATCTCACAAATGTGCCAACTTACGGGATTAAGTAAAACTGCTTTACGAAAAGAGATGCAAAAACTTTATTTAAAAAACCCAAAAGAATGGTTAGATATGAACCGCCTGCTAAAAGCAAAAACCTTATTAAAAACAAGCAATGCCTCTATTTCTGATATTGCTACAAGTTGCGGATATTCGAGCGTTTCTTGGTTTATTGGGCAGTTTAAAAAATATTACAAAAGTACACCTTATTTATTTAGGCAAGAAAACTTATAA
- a CDS encoding antibiotic biosynthesis monooxygenase, whose product MINKNLFLFAKVLPKAENFQDAKKALLNIIEKTRKEEGCLQFHLHDDKQYLYLYEEWINEHALMLHYEQTYTKDVFRKYESWLSKAVEVNKMYLSS is encoded by the coding sequence ATGATTAATAAAAACCTATTTTTATTTGCTAAAGTTTTACCAAAAGCAGAAAATTTTCAAGATGCAAAAAAAGCACTTTTAAATATAATAGAAAAAACCAGAAAAGAAGAAGGTTGTTTACAGTTTCATTTACATGATGATAAACAGTACTTATATTTATATGAGGAATGGATTAATGAGCATGCTTTAATGTTGCATTATGAGCAAACATATACAAAAGATGTATTTAGAAAGTACGAAAGTTGGTTAAGCAAAGCTGTTGAAGTAAACAAAATGTATCTATCTTCTTAG
- a CDS encoding HAMP domain-containing histidine kinase — protein MKKYERKSFLTTTLLFFIPLSLFASLVLYMYYEDKIKDMEENILYQMKDYTFDFKSKHFILDVIENKEDKKLFKIYHCKEGLCAYFKMSTAAPYLLKVIYEQKNLEKKHSVFFIKMIKFSLLLFSSLLFFSMAFAYYSMKPMKEALSFLEEFLKDLIHDLNTPATSILLNAKLLKRRGDFEEIERIELAAKTIASLYKNLEFISPHSIDKNEQVNLDDIIKEKVSLFEKLYPKIKIQIKYNTSELIIQSNKIAMQRIFDNIISNACKYNVKNGEVHILIEENKISIQDSGIGIKNVKKVFERYYKENETGLGIGMSIVKQLCAILKIRILISSEINSGTKVELLF, from the coding sequence TTGAAGAAATATGAACGTAAATCTTTTTTAACCACTACCTTACTTTTTTTTATTCCCCTAAGTTTATTTGCATCTCTTGTTCTTTATATGTATTATGAAGACAAAATCAAAGATATGGAAGAGAATATTTTATATCAAATGAAGGATTATACCTTTGATTTTAAATCAAAACACTTTATATTGGATGTTATTGAAAACAAAGAAGATAAAAAACTGTTTAAAATTTATCATTGTAAAGAAGGACTTTGTGCTTATTTTAAAATGTCAACAGCTGCACCTTATTTATTAAAAGTGATTTATGAACAGAAAAATCTTGAAAAAAAACATTCTGTTTTTTTTATAAAAATGATTAAGTTTTCTTTGCTTTTATTTTCTTCTTTATTGTTTTTTTCAATGGCTTTTGCTTATTATTCAATGAAACCAATGAAAGAAGCCTTGTCTTTTTTGGAAGAATTTTTAAAAGACTTGATTCATGATTTAAATACACCTGCAACATCTATTTTATTAAATGCAAAACTATTAAAAAGGCGGGGTGATTTTGAGGAAATAGAGCGTATTGAATTGGCTGCTAAAACAATAGCTTCTTTATATAAAAACCTAGAGTTTATAAGTCCCCATAGTATTGATAAAAATGAGCAGGTTAACTTGGACGATATTATAAAAGAAAAAGTCAGCCTTTTTGAAAAACTTTATCCTAAAATAAAGATACAAATTAAATACAATACAAGTGAGTTAATTATACAAAGTAACAAAATAGCAATGCAGAGGATATTTGATAATATTATAAGTAATGCCTGCAAGTATAATGTTAAAAATGGAGAAGTGCACATTTTAATAGAAGAAAATAAAATATCAATACAAGACAGTGGTATTGGAATTAAAAATGTAAAAAAAGTTTTTGAACGTTATTATAAAGAGAATGAAACAGGACTTGGAATTGGAATGAGCATTGTAAAACAGTTATGTGCTATCTTAAAGATACGTATTTTGATAAGTAGTGAAATAAACAGTGGCACAAAAGTAGAACTTTTATTTTAA